Below is a window of Deltaproteobacteria bacterium DNA.
CCTGGCCATTCATGTCGAGGCCGGGACAGCGTGCCAGCAGACTGGCGAAACATGACCGATCCGCGCTGGCGCCAAGCCGCGTCGAGGAGCGGGCCGTCATGCGGGCCGTGACGGGTATGAGCCGGCGTTGGCCGGGCTGCTGCCGGGCTTTTTCCCGTGCCCGGGCGGGCAGGGTGTCGATCACGACCAATCCCATGCCGTGCTGGTGGCGGGACTGGCCGGTGGAGCCGCTGCCGATGCGTGATTCCAGGGGGCGTTTTTTGTAAAATTTGTGGAAGGACTCGATGTCGAACAGAATATCGAGCAGCTTGGCCTTGCGTTCATTCATGACCGCCAGGGCGTGTTCGAGTTGCGGCACGAGGTTGGCGTCCTCCCCGGCCCTGGCCACCGCCAGGTTTTTCTCCAAGGTCAGGCGGTCTTCCTCGTGGGCCCAGACCACGGTCCGGATGGCCCGCTTCAAGGCGATGACGTTTTCTTCGTTCAGCGCTTTTTGCAGGGCCGAGACCTGGGCAAAAGTCCGCTCTGGGCTGATGAGTTCCACGGCGTCCCCGGGGCAGACGCGTGGCGCGTTGACGGGGAAGGACCATTTGCCCCGCGAGGCGTCCTTGAGATTGTAGACTTCCAGGTGGCTGACATGCCCCCGGCAATCGTACAGAATCTCCAGGGTATCGGGGATGCTCAGATTGCTCAGGTTGAGGGTGAAACGCGAGCCGGAATGGAATCGGGCCAGTCGCGGCAGAAGCTGGCCGGGTTCCAGATGCAGGATGGCGGGCACGTCCGGCCCGTTTTGTGGCGTGGTCGGATCGTGCAGGTCCGGATTGCGGCAGGGCTGCAGATAGGCCGAGATCAGCATTTCGGAATCGATGGCGTTCAGGCCGTCGACCAGCTGCGTCAACTCCTGGCGTCTTTCCGGCCTGGCCCGGGGATACTCCTGGCGCATTCGCTCCACGGCCTGCTTCAATTCCGGGAGCATGAGACTTTGGATGTACTTGGCCAGGTGCAGCAAGGAGGGCTGGCCGGTGCCGACAAACCGGGTGAATCCGGCTTCGTCCAATTCGGGCAGGTTCATGCCGTATTCGTCGTTGAGTGTCTGGCGGTGGCGCTGGTTGAAGGCGGCCAGGGCCTGGAACACGTACCGTTGCTGATAGGCCGAGACCTGTCTGCCGTCCTTCATGAAGTCCATGACCGGCTGTTCTTGCAGAAACTCCAGAAAGGATTGGCTGTCCGTGAATCCATGCGGTTCCCAGGTGATGCGCACATATTTTCCCCGGAAACGCGCCGAGACTTCGATGCCGATGCGGATATGCATGTCCAGGATGGCCGCCGCCTCAAGCAATTCCTCGACCACGGCCGGTTCGACATAGTTGTAATACACCACGGTCAAATAGCGGATACCCTTGACCCAGGCGTCCATGACCAGGTGGGTGGGGGATTTGCGGCCCTTGGTGTTGGCGTCGTGGACATGGTCGTCAAAGGCCAGCTGGTTCCATTCCTCGGGCATTTCGAGCAAATGGTATTTGTCCAGTTCGGCCCGCACCACGCGGGGCTTTCCCGCCGCGGCCATGCGGAAGTCGTGGGCCAGCTGGAGCTGCTTGAGTTCGTCGTCCGGATGGCGGATCAATTCCTTCATGATCTGGATCAGGACCCGGGCCGTGTTTTTACGCAGATAGGTCGTGGCCGAATGCAGGACTTCATCCATGAGGCTGCGCAGGGCGCCGAGTCGGTCCGAAGCCTTGCCGGCCTCGAGCGATCCCAACAGGCCGACGATGGCGTAGGCGATCCGCAATCCCTTGGGCGCGGCCATTTCCTTGATTCCATGCGGGTGCATGTAGGGCGCCAGCAGGGAGCTCATGGTCTGGGGACGCGTGCTCCGGGTCAGGACGTCGTTGACGATGCGCAAAAGCTGGTGATCGTTGTTGTCGAAGAAGAGGCGGGAATGGACGTGTTTCAAGTCAGTTCTCGCCGACGGTCCCGTTTTCGTTCTGTTTCCTGTCGCCCCGGTCGCGCAGGGTTTTTTTGCGGAAGGCGTCCTCCAGTTTGTAGAGCAGATCCTCGAAATCCGCTGGCTTCATCAGGTAGTCGAAGGCCCCGCCGTCCATGCCTTCCACGGCGGCCTCGACGCTGGCATGCCCGGTTAGCATGATGACCTCGGTGTTGGGCCATTGGTCCTTGATGCGCTTGAGAACCTCCAGGCCATCCATGCCCGGCATTTTGACATCCAGAACGACCACGTCACGAGGGAATTCGGCCATGAGTTCCAGGGCCTGCTCGCCACGGGTGGCGCCGACGGCCTCGATGCCGCGCTTGGTCAGGCGCTTGATGATGGTGCGTAGGAATTCTTCCTCGTCATCGACCAGCAAGACAGAAAATGTTTCCATGCGTACTCCGGAAAAGAAAGGTTTCGTGGACATGACGCCGTGACGGGGTGTCTGGAACGGGCCCTCGTGGACGTGGCCCGGATTCGCCGGGATCACGGGGAGCGAAGCATACATTGGCTTTGACTTCAATCCCTTCGGCCAGGGAAAATAACCTTGAATGCACCAACCCGTCCACCCCCGGCCTTGACCAGCCGCCTTCCAGGGATCAAGGAAGGGCATGGCGAAAAATGGAACCACCCTGGCCCCGGCATCCACCGAAGCCATCCTGGAAAGCATTTCCGATGGCGTGTTCACCGTGGATTCGAGCTGGCGCATCACGTTTTTCAATCGGGCGGCCGAGGAAATCACCGGCGTGCCCAAATCCGAGGCTCTGGGCCGGCTGTGCTCGGAAGTTTTTCGGTCCAGTCTGTGCGGCGACGACTGCCCGTTGCAACGCACCCTGGCCAGCGGGCGGCCGATTATCGGCTCGTGTGGGTATATCGTCACCGCCCAGGGCGAACGGCTGCCCATCAGCGTGTCCACCGCCGTGCTCCGCGACGAGACCGGCCGTGTCATCGGCGGCGCCGAAACCTTTCGCGACCTGTCCGAAATCGACGCCCTGAAGCGGGAGCTCGAAGGGCGCTATCATGTCGGCGAGCTGACCAGCCGCAGTCCGCGCATGCATCGGCTGTTCGGGGTTTTGCCGGCCATCGCGGCCAGTCCGAGCACTGTGCTGATCACCGGGGAGACGGGCACGGGCAAGGAGCTTTTCGCGAGGACGATCCATTCCCTGAGCCCCCAGGCCGGCGGCCCCTTCATTGCCGTGAATTGCGCGGCCCTGCCCGACACCCTGTTGGAGTCCGAATTGTTCGGGCACAAGGCCGGAGCCTTCACCGGGGCGATTCGGGATCGTCTGGGACGCTTTGCCCAGGCCCGGGGAGGGACCATCTTTCTGGATGAAATCGGGGAAATCAGCCCGGCCTTGCAGGTCCGCCTGCTGCGCGTGGTGCAGGAGCGCACCTTCGAACCTCTTGGGGCGTCCAGGACCGAAACCACGGATGCCCGGATCATCGCGGCCACCAACCGCAACTTGCCGGATCTGATCCGTTCGGGAGAATTTCGGGAGGATCTGTATTACCGGATCAACGTCGTCCGCTTGGAGCTGCCTCCCCTGCGTGAACGCAAGGAGGATATCGCCCTGCTGGTCGATCAGTTTATCCGGCATTTCAACCAGATCCAGAACCGCGCCGTGCCCGGCATTGATTCCGAGGCCTTGTCCCTGTTCATGGCGCACCATTGGCCGGGCAATATCCGCGAGCTGGAGAACGCTGTCGAAAGGGCGTTTATTCTTTGCGGCCGGGACCGGATCGGTATCGCCCATTTGCCCGAGGAACTGGCTCCCGCCGCGCGCCACGAGCATGCCGATCAATTGGACACGGCCCACGACTTGCTCGATATCCAGGCGATTCAGGAAGCCCTGGAGCGGAACGGTTTCAATCGACTGGCCGCGGCGCGCGAGCTTGGCATTCACAAGACCACGTTGTTTCGGCGCATGAAGCGTCTGGGTATGACCGCCCCGGCTCGGGATGGCCGGAGTCATCGGGAATAGTAGCCGTGGCGCTCTCGCGAAGGAGATCGAGGGTGCGGGGATGCAACGCTTCCCGCCTCTGGCGGGGTCGGATTTTTGAAAAAAACGGCCCGGGGTCTTGTTTGTGGTTTTTTGGGATTTCAGCGGCACGGTCCATGCTTTTTGGTGTGACCATGAGGAGTTTTCATGCCGCGTATAGCCATTCATGTCTGGCGGAACCGGGTCGCCCCTGTCTTTGACACGGGCGGGCGGATTCTGATTTTGGCCGATCAGCCGGAAGACGGCACCCTGAACTGTCCACAGCCCGCGTTGCGCGCCGAGGAAATGGTCGGATTGGGGGTCGATACCCTGATCTGCGGGGCCATTTCCCGGCCCATGCACGAGGCGCTCATGGCGCGGGGCATCCGTGTTGTCGGTTTCGTGGCCGGAGACGTGGAGATGGTGGTCGCGGCGTGGAAGAGCGGCGGCTTGGACGAACGTTTTGCCATGCCCGGCTGTCGGGGCATGGGGTTTGGGCGTGGCCGCCGGCGCGGGGTTGATTCCCGAATAAACCGCGAATCACGGAGGATGTCATGCCACGAGGAGATGGAACAGGACCACGGGGACTCGGGCCTCAAACCGGACGCGGCGCCTGGCTATGCACGGACCCGGATCAGGGGACGACGAGCCAGGGACTTGGCGTCGGCGCGGGCTTCGGACTTGGACGGAAACGGGGATTCTGTCGACGGATGACTCCTGGGGCGGGCTGGGCCGAACCGACGCCGCCCTCGGCCCCGACCGTCGAGGCCGAGGCACTGCAAGCCAGGGTGCGCCAGCTGGAGCAGGAACTTGCGACCGTGGCGACTCGGTTGCGAGAAATCGATAACAAATAACAGGTAACAGGCATCGAGGAATCGAATGGAGAACATGGAACACAGTGGGGCGCCCAAGGCCAGTGCGTGCGATTCGTGCAAGGATGGTTCGTGCTCGGCTTCCAAACGCCAGACCGGAGAGAACGACAGGGACTTCGAGGAACGTCGGGCCCTGCAATCGAGATTGTGTCATATCAAGCATAAAATCATGGTCATGTCCGGCAAGGGCGGAGTCGGCAAGAGCACGGTGGCCGTGAATCTGGCCATGGGACTCATGCTGGCTGGCAAGAAAGTCGGCCTGTTGGACGTGGACATTCACGGACCCAGCGTGCCGACCATGCTTGGCCTGGAAGGAGCCACCATCGAGAACGGCCCGGACGGTCTGCTGCCGGTGGAGCTGGGCAATTTGAAGGTCATGTCCATGGGCTTTTTGCTGCGCAATCCCGATGACGCGGTGATCTGGCGTGGACCAATGAAGGGTCAGGTCATCCGGCAGTTCTTGTCCGACGTGGCCTGGGGGGAGCTGGATTACCTGATCATCGACGCGCCTCCAGGAACGGGTGACGAGCCCTTGTCCGTGTGCCAGCTCATCAAGCCCATCGATGGAGCAGTGGTCGTGACCACGCCGCAGCGCGTGGCGGCCATGGATGTCCGCAAGTCCATCACGTTTTGCGCCCAGGTGGGGATGAAGGTGTTGGGTGTCGTCGAGAACATGAGTGGG
It encodes the following:
- a CDS encoding response regulator yields the protein METFSVLLVDDEEEFLRTIIKRLTKRGIEAVGATRGEQALELMAEFPRDVVVLDVKMPGMDGLEVLKRIKDQWPNTEVIMLTGHASVEAAVEGMDGGAFDYLMKPADFEDLLYKLEDAFRKKTLRDRGDRKQNENGTVGEN
- a CDS encoding PAS domain-containing protein, which produces MAKNGTTLAPASTEAILESISDGVFTVDSSWRITFFNRAAEEITGVPKSEALGRLCSEVFRSSLCGDDCPLQRTLASGRPIIGSCGYIVTAQGERLPISVSTAVLRDETGRVIGGAETFRDLSEIDALKRELEGRYHVGELTSRSPRMHRLFGVLPAIAASPSTVLITGETGTGKELFARTIHSLSPQAGGPFIAVNCAALPDTLLESELFGHKAGAFTGAIRDRLGRFAQARGGTIFLDEIGEISPALQVRLLRVVQERTFEPLGASRTETTDARIIAATNRNLPDLIRSGEFREDLYYRINVVRLELPPLRERKEDIALLVDQFIRHFNQIQNRAVPGIDSEALSLFMAHHWPGNIRELENAVERAFILCGRDRIGIAHLPEELAPAARHEHADQLDTAHDLLDIQAIQEALERNGFNRLAAARELGIHKTTLFRRMKRLGMTAPARDGRSHRE
- a CDS encoding ATP-binding protein, producing MENMEHSGAPKASACDSCKDGSCSASKRQTGENDRDFEERRALQSRLCHIKHKIMVMSGKGGVGKSTVAVNLAMGLMLAGKKVGLLDVDIHGPSVPTMLGLEGATIENGPDGLLPVELGNLKVMSMGFLLRNPDDAVIWRGPMKGQVIRQFLSDVAWGELDYLIIDAPPGTGDEPLSVCQLIKPIDGAVVVTTPQRVAAMDVRKSITFCAQVGMKVLGVVENMSGFVCPKCGEVTQILRSGGGKAMAEDMGVPFMGSIPIDPQIAVAGDEGQAFVMHYASSPSAELMRAVVEPLLHLPDPKAV